The Homalodisca vitripennis isolate AUS2020 unplaced genomic scaffold, UT_GWSS_2.1 ScUCBcl_6812;HRSCAF=14195, whole genome shotgun sequence genome includes the window TGTAGTTATTAACTAATGATAGTAAATgctcttgttttttattttcagtattgaCAAGAACTGGAAAGAGTTAAATGGAGCACTATCTGGTCTTTTGTGTGCTTCCCTCAATTTCATCGATTCATCAAACAGCATGAGCCCGGAGATGAGTTTCAGGCCTATGGGAATAGAAGATCCGGAGCAGCCTCTTAACTCCACACTGCTCCGTTACGGCACTCTGCCCAGGGAGATTGTCTGCACGGAGAACCTGACTCCTTGGAAGAAACTGCTGCCGTGCGATGCTAAAGTAAGTCAATAATTTGATTGACATCCTTAGAGATGTAAAATCATTCTCTATTTCTCACACATACATATTACTGGCTGAAGAAACTGTTAATGCAATGCAGTCTTCTCTCACAGCATTCTGACAGAGAGCTATTAGCCTTGAGAACATCAAGCTGAAAACAAAAGCTTGTAACCTGCGGATGAGTGCGACAGAATATAGTCAAATAAGTAAGtggtgtttgtttatttattcgcATATGAGTGAGCAAGATATTTGTTGTAGGCTATTACTGAGAACTAATGTGTTTATTGCCATATCTAGCAGAGTATTTTATACATAACTATAaagggaagggttgattcagtgtgtACATTGAGTTTAAgtttagttcaccttcctctttgttgtagcgtctgaaatctgacgttttcatatacttgactcctggaatctggtaTTCTATTTGTcttaagagatccaaaaaaatcggtgacgaagaagctgaAATTGAACTCTTTGCAACGTCTCGACATCAgtcacctagactacaaaatatagtgtaatctaggtgacgacgaggtattctcattgtctcatcaagtgcacaattatAAAGATGAACATGAGTTCAAATTCCAAAGGCAAgtcttatttattgaaaattattagacCTCCTTTAACTATGAAGATTCTTGGAggcaattagaaaaatatataagctaaattttagtattagtaaTTACACATTTTCCAACATTACTTTTGTTTTGCAGAAGGTCTTTTGCAATCAATGATTTTCATGGGTgatcctaaaaataaatatctgcatattgtttgtataacaaataatatttaaataatataattggtgTAAGTAAAAAGGTTTCAACAAAAATCCAGATCGAACTTATTTTGCCATAAAATggtgaataaaactaaaataaaaatctcagACTAAAGAAAGAAGTTATAAAAACTTCCTTTTGCATCCTtagaaaacattgtattaataGAAACAATTAATACTATGCCTTGTAGAAACATATGATAGGGTGGAGCATGTACAGCTTTGATTGAAGAAGCTCGTAGCGAATGTCtgcatttttttgtataaaaagagaCGTGCCACGGCGCACgttggaatttatttatttattccaacggtacagaccatttttacaataatgtaaaaattagatggcaaataatacaattgta containing:
- the LOC124373957 gene encoding GPI transamidase component PIG-T-like, whose product is MRAGATLSLDAPPGAELWVWFKPGTQNIDKNWKELNGALSGLLCASLNFIDSSNSMSPEMSFRPMGIEDPEQPLNSTLLRYGTLPREIVCTENLTPWKKLLPCDAKRGLATLLNAGYIHNTNYHSLGVHFRGTFA